One Fuerstiella marisgermanici DNA window includes the following coding sequences:
- a CDS encoding PEP-CTERM sorting domain-containing protein, whose protein sequence is MKFQHLLFGIAVACGTASSANADLVLDLRLDDTTRSRNVMSGSSVFVDMFLVDTDGTSVMSADGLIGAGGRIFDVPSGTSATGSFFSPGTGFVSQTPPSVPPGIAAGQVTTMLFAPPIAAVVPGAGVTVAAMAGAMEVFIGTFEVTATGGVGDTHTLTAGVFGGSDNGNTAGPVFTPVDLDGLILASGAAESVTLNVTTAAVPEPSSLFVAGLLGVAAFVVRRRKGASTKSNSVV, encoded by the coding sequence ATGAAATTTCAGCACTTGTTGTTTGGTATAGCGGTAGCCTGTGGCACTGCGAGTTCGGCCAATGCCGATCTGGTTCTCGATCTGCGTTTGGACGACACAACTCGCTCCCGAAACGTTATGTCGGGAAGTTCAGTCTTTGTAGACATGTTCCTTGTCGACACTGATGGGACCTCCGTGATGAGCGCAGACGGGTTGATTGGTGCCGGCGGCCGAATCTTCGACGTTCCCAGCGGAACTTCAGCCACGGGAAGCTTTTTCTCACCTGGAACGGGATTCGTTTCGCAAACACCGCCTTCTGTCCCACCCGGAATCGCCGCCGGTCAGGTCACAACCATGCTATTTGCTCCCCCCATCGCCGCCGTTGTTCCCGGAGCGGGAGTCACAGTAGCGGCAATGGCTGGCGCGATGGAAGTTTTTATTGGTACTTTTGAAGTCACAGCAACTGGTGGTGTGGGTGACACTCACACTCTGACAGCAGGAGTCTTCGGTGGTTCGGACAATGGAAATACAGCAGGTCCGGTTTTCACGCCGGTAGATTTGGACGGTCTGATTTTGGCCTCAGGTGCCGCAGAGTCTGTAACTCTGAACGTAACCACGGCCGCCGTTCCTGAACCCTCAAGCCTGTTTGTTGCGGGATTGCTGGGAGTCGCCGCCTTCGTCGTCCGACGACGGAAGGGGGCTTCCACCAAAAGCAATTCCGTAGTCTAG
- a CDS encoding choice-of-anchor D domain-containing protein, with the protein MISRRKTWKNIVSNWVGHSGGRKRRTSRLKQQVSASTQVEPVERRLLLTEIAAFNFEVEGGYQLTNPNNNDAEIAETTDGSGDYFTRTDGSNIGASFVYNDKQGDYFFAVQDVNGEPPNSTHIDQTFDAIDISGFSTLTFSAMVAEDVASDGSQDWDANAALKFEYSIDGGAFQNLLAFESEGGTNSQPRQDTDFDGVGDGTALTDTFQTFTASIIGTGSSLILRARYENLDAGDEDVAIDNLIIEGETGGDSTPPDILSITRLDPVTENTNADVLTFRVRFNEALQNVGVADFAVNGTTTASVTAVVQASLGVYDVTVSGGDLANFDGTVGLDIAASQDITDIAGNAFATAEPATDETYTLDNAPAPDVVLNELYVNVPGGDNNREYIEIRALSGAATTLSNVTLLAIEGDGTGAGTVDFALNLGSISTGSNGLLLLLLGDGYGTSGTPWPTGVVNANTEIADLNAPANLENGSNTYLLVEGFTGGVNTDYDDDNDGTFDTTPWTRIIDGVGWSDGGGSDLVYSDARVDVLSSGTHAVTRFLGDDATNSLSSWYGGGIDGADLAQAYDPAAATSNLPGGGRITPGAENTPDAETPGVTIDLADGGAVNEEGSTSDTFTVVLDSEPTEDVTVTITVSDGETTTDLSSVTFTSAASGTAGSWQDPQVITVTAVDDSDDEGDHTGKITFSVTSDDSSYNGLTVAPVSVDITDNDGSGVVATELYINEVMIDAPGPDTGSEYIELRGTPNGVISSDTYIVIIEGDASNQGVLDHVFTLGGMQFGATGYLVLLQSGSTYTVDPASSVVTATGTGWGTDFSSRTNDLENGSSTIALVQSDVDLNTLVTQDIDADDNGEVDDLDFPLTIVDSIGNIDGGATDTAYGLINVSGNGQGLVPAGSTLVDISAQGLLGGSYHPDYLARIGDSTGSAQADWVFPEIAGAAPNFSLATGATVPYQLGGAALDHIGTSNVFDAPEALFVEITPTSLSENGGITTARVYRTSEDISSSLVVDLSSDDDTEATVPAQVTIAANEVFAEFVITAQDDADADGDVTVTITASSVGYADGTDTVDVADDEVANAPDFQITEVFAGVSDGENGTEDWFEITNLGLAAGDIAGLYFEDDSNDPTAGAELPSVTLAPGESVIVLITDSAADVGTFESIWGVGANIITVDGPGLGGGGDTVNLYHGNTAGASLVESVTYDPAGYPDYLTYVFDAGGNQSQPTAGVDGAYNSAEYEKNDPADGALISLVGSPVDPAAPLTVTFSPVDDATGVPGTDNLVIEFNEVVLAGSGNVEVRLSSDNSLVEAVDVMSGQVTVDGTTVTIDPSADLTAGAGFYILIPATAFTDLSGNSYAGTVDSSTWNFTTAAGAEIQVEGQGTEIVSGDTTPDAADDTAFATVDTDGGTLTHTFTVRNVGDTDLDVSTVTISAGDTADFNIGNFTAGAVTPGGSLTFDVVFDPASDGAKTATISIGNDDADENPYTFVVSGTGASPASIDVTEVFSGTDGENGTADWFEITNTGGAVIDTSTLWYEDSSNAPSEGVQLPAFSLNPGETVIVLITDSVADIDTWESIWGVGANIIIADGPGLGGGGDTVNLYDGNTAAANLIESVTYDPAVGGHQDYHTYIFDAAGVQSLPVAGTDGAYESAGFADGGSTSTVVGSPVDPAAPIVDSLSPADDTTGVPGGSNLVIDFNEVVLTSTGNIQIHLASDDSVVETIDVTNGQITVDGTMVTIDPVSDLAGGTAYYVSIPSAAFTDLSGNAYSGISDAATWNFTTAAGAEIQVEGLSTEIVSGDTTPDAGDDTQFGTVDTAGGSLTHTFTIRNVGDSALDVSAITVSAGDTADFTIANFTAGSIAAEANLTFDVTFDPTSDGTKSATISIANDDADENPYTFTVEGTGYTRPGIEITEVFSGVDDGENGTEDWFEITNTGAEVIDTSTLYYEDSSDTPTEGVQLPAFNLNPGETVIVLLSEIPVDDIAAFEGICGVGANIITVDGPGLGGGGDRVNLYDGNTPAANLIDSVTYDPATGGHQDYHTYVFDAAGIQSLPVAGTDGAYESASYEKNDPSTGELISLTGSPVDPVAPVTVTFSPADDAADVAGGDNLIIEFNEVVLLGTGDLEIRLASDDSVVETIDVSAGLVTVDGSQATIDPTGDLAAGTDFYVLIPSGAFTDLSGNDYTGTTDANTWNFTTAGGTEIQVEGQAMEIVSGGTTPDAADDTQFGGAVTDGETVTHTFTIRNIGSVDLDVSSVAVIAGDTSDFSIANFTAGTVAGGASLTFDVVFDPTSDGIKTATVSIANDDADENPYTFDVQGNGYTPATIAVTEFINDVTGEEDTDEWLELYNYGTTDVDLTGYVLTDEGSNAVTLGTAVIAAGDFLILAKDKSAFETQWLGGVADARVVGYDGSNMALGNGADELIISDPLGNVIYNVAWVNDETTGRATYLTDDSFTRRNWGTEAGNQINRAGDDLGILGLTGYEQNTIESPEAGSITSTTGDVGTPFSSSLFAAPELVVDPTAVSVNEGGSATFNVSLSAQPSADVEVTIATSGDGDITTGATTLTFTPSNWNTAQPVTVNAAEDADADNGVATVTVSSTGLTSVDVTATEVDNDTQNLVVDPTAVSVNEGGSATFNVSLSAQPSADVEVTIATSGDGDITAGTTTLTFTPANWNTAQPVTVNAAEDADADNGVATVTVSSTGLTSVDVTATEVDNDSAAADATLEDVTFYNEDAALEDGLSLDQTGQRSIIKRIELVLDGEISVSGAAATDGTFTVTNLDSNSTVGLNVESAATAGGKTVVVLSFVAGANVDVNGSLIDGNYRLDIDGSIQGFDADGSGTNGGSHAIDFHRYYGDSDGDRDVDNSDYGNLYRAFYGDAAYMNAFDRDGDDSLFDETDAFFANYGRLEIAE; encoded by the coding sequence ATGATTTCACGTCGCAAAACATGGAAAAATATCGTCAGCAACTGGGTGGGACATTCTGGCGGCCGCAAGCGGCGAACGTCCAGGTTGAAGCAGCAGGTTTCAGCGAGTACGCAGGTGGAACCCGTAGAGCGAAGGTTGCTGCTGACGGAAATCGCAGCGTTCAACTTCGAGGTTGAAGGTGGGTATCAGCTAACGAATCCCAACAATAATGACGCGGAGATCGCAGAAACAACTGATGGCAGCGGCGACTATTTCACTCGCACGGATGGAAGCAACATCGGTGCCAGTTTTGTTTACAATGACAAGCAGGGGGACTACTTTTTCGCTGTTCAGGATGTAAACGGCGAACCGCCGAACTCGACGCATATCGATCAGACTTTTGACGCGATCGATATTTCCGGGTTTTCAACTCTTACATTTTCCGCGATGGTCGCGGAAGACGTGGCGTCCGATGGTAGTCAGGACTGGGATGCCAATGCTGCATTAAAGTTTGAGTATTCGATCGATGGCGGAGCATTCCAGAATCTGCTTGCGTTTGAATCTGAGGGTGGCACAAATTCTCAACCGAGGCAGGATACAGACTTTGACGGTGTTGGTGACGGCACAGCACTGACGGACACCTTTCAAACATTCACCGCTTCCATCATTGGGACCGGAAGTTCGCTCATTCTTCGAGCTCGCTATGAAAATCTCGATGCGGGCGACGAAGATGTAGCGATTGATAATCTGATCATCGAAGGCGAAACGGGAGGTGACTCGACGCCGCCGGATATTCTTTCGATCACGCGACTGGATCCTGTTACAGAAAATACCAACGCAGACGTATTGACGTTCCGTGTGCGGTTCAACGAAGCACTGCAGAACGTGGGGGTAGCAGACTTCGCCGTGAACGGCACGACGACTGCATCCGTGACAGCCGTCGTTCAGGCCAGTCTCGGTGTGTACGACGTCACTGTCTCCGGCGGTGACCTCGCCAACTTTGATGGCACGGTCGGCCTGGACATCGCTGCGTCGCAGGACATTACAGACATTGCCGGCAACGCGTTTGCGACGGCCGAGCCTGCTACTGATGAGACCTACACGCTGGACAACGCTCCGGCACCCGATGTCGTTTTGAACGAACTGTATGTCAATGTTCCGGGGGGCGACAATAACCGCGAATACATCGAAATTCGGGCATTAAGTGGTGCGGCCACGACGTTGAGCAACGTGACGCTGCTGGCCATTGAAGGCGATGGTACCGGCGCGGGGACAGTCGACTTTGCACTTAATCTTGGTTCCATTTCAACCGGAAGTAACGGGCTGCTGCTGCTGCTGCTGGGTGACGGGTACGGCACGTCCGGTACTCCGTGGCCGACAGGCGTCGTGAATGCGAATACTGAGATCGCTGATCTGAACGCTCCCGCAAACCTGGAGAACGGTTCAAACACTTACCTGCTGGTTGAGGGATTCACCGGAGGCGTCAACACCGACTATGATGACGACAATGACGGCACTTTCGACACGACTCCCTGGACTCGAATTATCGATGGAGTCGGTTGGTCGGATGGAGGCGGCAGCGATCTGGTCTACAGCGATGCCCGCGTGGATGTGTTGTCGTCCGGCACGCACGCGGTCACTCGATTCCTCGGCGATGATGCGACAAACTCGTTGAGTTCGTGGTACGGGGGCGGAATCGACGGTGCCGACTTAGCTCAGGCCTATGATCCGGCGGCGGCCACAAGCAACCTTCCTGGTGGCGGTCGAATCACGCCTGGTGCGGAAAACACTCCCGATGCGGAGACTCCGGGCGTCACGATCGATCTGGCGGACGGGGGCGCTGTGAACGAAGAAGGCTCGACCAGCGACACGTTCACCGTCGTGCTGGATTCTGAGCCGACTGAAGATGTCACTGTGACGATCACCGTCAGTGACGGCGAAACGACAACGGATCTTAGTTCCGTCACTTTCACATCAGCGGCATCAGGCACTGCCGGCAGCTGGCAGGATCCTCAGGTGATCACTGTCACAGCCGTCGATGACAGCGACGACGAAGGTGACCACACGGGCAAAATTACCTTCAGCGTGACCAGTGACGACAGTAGTTACAACGGCCTCACTGTCGCTCCTGTTTCGGTCGATATCACTGACAACGACGGCAGTGGAGTCGTCGCGACTGAGCTGTATATCAATGAAGTCATGATCGACGCACCGGGGCCTGACACGGGTAGCGAATACATCGAACTTCGCGGTACTCCCAACGGCGTCATTTCTTCCGATACCTATATTGTGATCATCGAAGGGGATGCCAGCAATCAGGGTGTTCTGGATCACGTGTTCACGCTGGGCGGAATGCAGTTTGGTGCCACTGGGTATCTTGTGCTTTTGCAGTCGGGCAGCACCTATACGGTCGACCCGGCAAGCAGTGTCGTGACAGCCACGGGGACTGGCTGGGGAACCGATTTTTCCAGCCGCACCAACGATCTCGAAAATGGCAGCTCGACGATTGCGCTGGTTCAGTCAGATGTCGATCTCAACACATTGGTCACTCAGGATATCGACGCCGACGATAACGGCGAAGTTGATGACCTTGACTTTCCTCTGACGATCGTCGACAGCATCGGAAACATTGACGGTGGTGCGACCGATACGGCCTACGGACTCATCAACGTCAGCGGCAACGGCCAGGGACTTGTACCGGCTGGCTCAACGTTGGTCGACATTTCCGCTCAGGGCCTGCTGGGAGGCTCGTATCACCCGGACTACCTTGCTCGCATTGGCGACTCCACCGGTTCGGCGCAAGCCGATTGGGTGTTTCCGGAGATCGCGGGTGCTGCTCCGAATTTCTCGCTGGCAACTGGCGCGACGGTGCCTTATCAACTTGGAGGAGCTGCGCTGGATCACATTGGCACGTCTAATGTGTTTGATGCTCCTGAAGCGTTGTTTGTGGAAATCACCCCGACGTCGCTTTCTGAAAACGGCGGAATCACGACAGCCCGCGTGTATCGGACTTCGGAGGATATTTCCAGCTCACTGGTCGTGGACCTCAGTAGTGATGACGACACAGAAGCGACCGTCCCAGCTCAGGTCACCATTGCTGCCAATGAGGTATTTGCTGAATTCGTGATCACAGCCCAGGATGACGCAGATGCTGACGGTGATGTGACGGTAACAATCACGGCATCCTCAGTCGGCTATGCCGATGGAACCGACACCGTTGATGTCGCGGACGATGAAGTCGCCAATGCACCAGACTTCCAGATCACGGAAGTCTTCGCTGGCGTTTCCGACGGAGAAAATGGCACCGAAGACTGGTTTGAAATCACGAATCTCGGTTTGGCCGCAGGCGATATCGCCGGTCTGTACTTCGAAGACGATTCCAATGACCCGACTGCAGGGGCGGAACTTCCGTCAGTTACGTTGGCTCCCGGTGAATCGGTTATCGTGCTAATCACGGACAGTGCCGCCGACGTCGGCACCTTCGAATCCATTTGGGGGGTCGGGGCAAACATCATTACCGTTGATGGTCCGGGCCTTGGCGGCGGCGGTGACACGGTCAACCTGTATCACGGCAACACCGCAGGAGCAAGTTTGGTTGAGAGCGTAACGTATGATCCAGCAGGCTACCCCGACTATCTCACCTATGTTTTTGATGCTGGCGGAAATCAAAGCCAACCTACCGCTGGCGTTGACGGAGCGTACAACAGTGCTGAGTACGAAAAGAACGATCCGGCGGACGGAGCACTCATCTCGCTGGTTGGGTCGCCCGTTGATCCTGCAGCTCCACTGACTGTCACCTTCAGCCCAGTTGACGACGCTACCGGGGTTCCGGGAACCGACAATCTGGTCATTGAATTCAATGAAGTCGTGCTGGCAGGATCGGGCAACGTCGAAGTCCGACTCTCGTCCGATAACAGTCTCGTCGAAGCTGTTGACGTAATGAGTGGACAGGTCACCGTTGACGGGACCACGGTCACCATCGATCCATCGGCCGATTTGACGGCTGGGGCCGGGTTCTACATTTTGATTCCCGCAACAGCCTTCACAGATTTGAGCGGCAACTCCTACGCTGGCACCGTTGATTCATCGACATGGAACTTTACGACGGCTGCGGGAGCCGAAATTCAGGTCGAGGGCCAGGGCACTGAAATTGTTTCCGGTGATACCACGCCCGACGCCGCAGATGACACGGCGTTCGCAACTGTTGACACTGATGGTGGCACACTGACGCACACTTTCACCGTCCGCAACGTTGGCGACACGGACCTCGATGTCAGCACGGTGACTATCAGTGCCGGTGATACGGCTGACTTCAACATTGGCAACTTTACAGCCGGAGCGGTCACCCCCGGCGGAAGCCTGACCTTCGACGTCGTGTTTGATCCTGCGTCAGATGGTGCAAAGACGGCAACGATTTCGATCGGGAACGATGATGCCGACGAGAACCCCTACACTTTTGTTGTCTCAGGAACGGGGGCGTCACCGGCCAGCATCGATGTCACGGAAGTCTTTTCCGGTACAGACGGTGAAAATGGAACCGCAGACTGGTTTGAAATCACCAACACCGGCGGGGCGGTGATCGACACGTCGACACTCTGGTACGAAGACAGTTCCAACGCACCAAGTGAAGGTGTGCAGCTACCGGCATTTAGCCTCAATCCCGGTGAAACCGTTATTGTGCTGATCACCGACAGCGTGGCAGACATTGACACATGGGAATCAATTTGGGGCGTTGGAGCGAACATAATCATTGCCGATGGTCCAGGCCTTGGCGGTGGTGGCGACACTGTGAACCTTTACGATGGCAACACTGCCGCCGCGAATCTGATTGAAAGTGTTACCTACGACCCAGCAGTTGGCGGACATCAGGATTACCACACGTACATCTTTGATGCCGCGGGTGTGCAGAGTCTGCCAGTTGCAGGAACTGATGGAGCCTATGAGAGTGCTGGTTTCGCTGACGGTGGTAGCACAAGCACGGTTGTTGGATCACCAGTCGACCCCGCCGCACCGATTGTGGATTCACTCAGTCCAGCCGACGACACGACCGGCGTCCCGGGGGGCTCAAATCTGGTCATCGATTTCAACGAAGTTGTGCTGACTAGTACGGGTAACATTCAGATCCACCTCGCATCTGATGATTCCGTAGTCGAAACCATCGATGTCACGAATGGACAGATTACAGTTGATGGGACGATGGTGACCATCGATCCTGTATCTGATCTTGCCGGTGGAACTGCCTACTATGTTTCCATCCCATCGGCTGCGTTCACCGATTTGAGCGGCAATGCATACAGTGGAATTTCGGATGCCGCGACGTGGAATTTCACGACCGCGGCGGGGGCGGAAATCCAGGTGGAAGGGCTGTCAACGGAAATTGTTTCTGGAGACACGACGCCGGACGCTGGAGACGATACACAGTTCGGCACCGTGGACACGGCTGGCGGCTCGCTCACTCACACCTTCACTATCCGCAACGTTGGTGATTCGGCCCTGGACGTCAGCGCCATCACTGTTAGTGCAGGCGATACGGCTGACTTCACGATTGCAAACTTCACAGCAGGTTCCATAGCTGCGGAGGCAAACCTGACATTTGACGTCACCTTTGATCCGACCTCAGACGGAACAAAATCAGCCACAATTTCAATTGCAAACGACGATGCTGATGAGAACCCATACACCTTCACTGTCGAAGGAACGGGCTACACTCGACCAGGTATTGAAATTACGGAGGTCTTCTCAGGCGTAGATGATGGTGAAAATGGCACCGAAGACTGGTTCGAAATCACGAATACAGGTGCGGAAGTCATCGACACATCGACTCTGTACTACGAAGACAGTTCGGACACTCCGACAGAAGGCGTCCAGTTACCGGCATTCAACCTGAATCCTGGTGAAACGGTCATTGTCCTGCTTTCAGAAATTCCCGTTGACGACATCGCTGCCTTCGAAGGAATTTGTGGCGTCGGAGCCAACATTATTACCGTCGACGGACCAGGACTGGGCGGTGGTGGTGACCGCGTCAATCTCTATGACGGAAATACTCCGGCCGCCAACCTCATCGACAGTGTTACCTACGACCCAGCGACTGGCGGACACCAGGATTACCACACGTATGTCTTTGATGCTGCGGGAATTCAAAGCCTTCCGGTTGCTGGAACCGATGGGGCCTATGAAAGTGCGAGCTACGAGAAGAACGATCCTTCGACCGGTGAACTCATCTCGCTGACGGGGTCACCTGTCGACCCAGTGGCTCCGGTCACTGTGACGTTCAGCCCGGCAGATGATGCGGCCGATGTCGCCGGTGGTGATAACCTGATCATTGAATTCAATGAAGTTGTCCTGCTCGGAACCGGCGACCTCGAAATCCGACTGGCTTCCGATGATTCCGTTGTCGAAACCATTGATGTTTCGGCCGGTCTGGTCACGGTCGATGGCAGCCAGGCCACGATTGACCCGACCGGCGATCTGGCTGCCGGGACCGATTTCTACGTCCTGATTCCATCGGGAGCCTTCACCGACCTCAGCGGCAATGACTACACGGGCACAACTGACGCCAACACCTGGAACTTTACCACGGCCGGCGGCACGGAAATCCAGGTTGAAGGTCAGGCCATGGAAATTGTGTCCGGCGGCACAACTCCAGATGCTGCGGACGACACTCAATTTGGTGGAGCGGTGACGGATGGCGAAACCGTCACTCATACTTTCACGATTCGCAACATTGGCTCTGTAGATCTGGATGTCAGCAGCGTCGCAGTCATTGCCGGTGACACCTCGGACTTCAGTATTGCCAACTTCACGGCCGGAACGGTTGCCGGAGGTGCCAGCCTGACATTCGATGTCGTCTTTGATCCAACATCAGACGGAATCAAGACGGCCACGGTTTCCATCGCCAACGACGATGCTGACGAAAACCCATATACGTTTGACGTACAGGGCAACGGTTATACGCCAGCGACAATCGCCGTGACGGAGTTTATCAACGATGTCACCGGCGAAGAAGACACGGACGAATGGCTCGAACTGTACAACTATGGCACAACGGACGTTGACCTAACTGGCTATGTTTTGACCGATGAAGGCTCAAACGCAGTGACGCTGGGAACGGCCGTCATTGCCGCTGGAGACTTCCTGATTCTGGCCAAAGACAAGTCCGCGTTCGAAACCCAGTGGCTGGGCGGAGTGGCTGATGCCCGAGTCGTCGGCTACGACGGCAGCAATATGGCACTTGGCAACGGTGCGGATGAGCTGATCATCAGCGATCCGCTGGGCAACGTGATCTACAACGTAGCATGGGTGAATGACGAAACAACAGGCCGAGCGACTTACCTGACCGATGATTCATTCACTCGCCGAAACTGGGGCACCGAAGCGGGAAATCAGATCAATCGAGCTGGCGATGACCTTGGAATTCTCGGCCTGACTGGCTACGAGCAGAACACCATTGAATCGCCAGAAGCCGGATCGATCACATCAACGACCGGCGATGTGGGAACTCCATTCTCGTCCAGTCTGTTCGCGGCACCGGAACTCGTTGTTGATCCGACAGCTGTGTCTGTGAACGAAGGCGGTTCGGCGACGTTCAACGTTTCTCTGTCAGCCCAACCATCAGCCGACGTCGAAGTCACGATTGCAACCTCCGGCGACGGGGACATCACGACCGGCGCGACAACTCTGACATTCACACCTTCCAACTGGAACACGGCTCAGCCGGTGACTGTGAACGCTGCAGAAGATGCTGACGCGGACAACGGTGTGGCGACAGTCACCGTGTCGTCCACCGGACTGACCAGTGTTGATGTGACGGCTACCGAAGTCGACAACGACACGCAGAACCTTGTTGTTGATCCGACAGCCGTGTCTGTGAACGAAGGCGGTTCGGCGACGTTCAACGTTTCTCTGTCAGCCCAACCATCAGCCGACGTCGAAGTTACGATCGCAACCTCCGGCGACGGGGACATCACGGCCGGCACGACAACTCTGACATTCACACCGGCCAATTGGAACACGGCTCAGCCGGTGACTGTGAACGCTGCGGAAGATGCTGACGCGGACAACGGTGTGGCGACAGTCACCGTGTCGTCCACCGGACTGACCAGTGTTGATGTAACGGCTACCGAAGTCGACAACGACAGTGCTGCAGCGGATGCGACTTTGGAAGACGTGACGTTCTACAACGAGGATGCTGCGTTGGAAGATGGATTGAGCCTTGACCAGACTGGCCAGCGTTCCATCATCAAACGTATCGAATTGGTGCTGGACGGTGAGATTTCGGTCTCCGGGGCTGCTGCCACTGACGGAACATTCACGGTAACGAATCTCGACAGCAACTCGACCGTGGGACTGAATGTCGAATCCGCCGCAACTGCTGGCGGCAAGACGGTTGTCGTGCTGTCCTTTGTTGCCGGGGCCAATGTAGACGTGAACGGTTCGCTGATCGACGGTAACTACCGCCTCGACATTGATGGCTCCATTCAGGGCTTTGATGCGGACGGCAGTGGCACCAACGGCGGCAGTCACGCAATCGACTTCCACCGGTATTACGGCGACAGCGATGGTGACCGTGATGTGGACAACAGCGATTACGGAAATCTGTACCGAGCTTTCTATGGAGATGCCGCCTATATGAACGCTTTCGATCGCGATGGCGACGACAGTCTCTTCGACGAAACGGATGCCTTCTTCGCCAACTACGGGCGGCTTGAGATCGCCGAGTAA
- the xrtU gene encoding exosortase U, with product MSESLILQHRRWWALSIAAVAAYAGMLLDYGQRLWALEYFQFYPVFVVAVLGLTISRLREGVFPDQRAWRIEPISLCLGVAALWGAGWIWSPWLAALSLLLLGDSLLSGHLAVRRCWRLLFLLLTLPMKLDEQLVHSLQRISSTYASTLLDRLNVPHLMSGNVLELADKRLFVEEACSGISSVYLLLAATAFYVVWARVRMLQAIPLILSVLWWSIVANIFRIVIIAAGIDFYGQDLTAGWQHETLGIFVLLLAMLGIYSTNNLLEFLLGQIRPDRNAQNKDPWRLKSVQFWNYLTAVRPQQRLATGTFCISLPRRPLLNTLTLLMLLSGGWYWTNVVRAKVESKRPEDLVAAQIDDSQLQQLSNREFDLLDETVFGSVSELTTDGFHTETRSALDDRNLFGARSHVWDVSTPFGKGIVAVDGPFGHWHDLRICYESQGWKFEQTSVHPIHGQLPGKDLVTVRMIDVNGQRAHLHFCLVSPMGALMHAPVGDDDSRFGARIQERLANTIIPRDSGHWWQLQMLVQHDGQSLTSEVKAEQRLFAQLLALTLQRWKRSAGVDVP from the coding sequence ATGAGCGAATCTCTGATTTTACAACATCGGCGGTGGTGGGCTTTGTCTATCGCCGCTGTCGCTGCTTATGCCGGAATGCTTCTGGACTACGGCCAACGGCTGTGGGCTCTTGAGTACTTTCAGTTCTATCCCGTGTTCGTTGTTGCCGTGCTCGGACTAACCATTAGCCGGCTACGCGAAGGCGTGTTTCCTGATCAACGGGCGTGGAGAATCGAACCGATCAGCTTGTGCCTCGGCGTCGCGGCCCTGTGGGGGGCAGGCTGGATTTGGTCACCATGGCTCGCGGCGTTATCGTTGCTGTTGCTCGGAGACTCTCTACTGAGCGGACACCTGGCAGTGCGGCGGTGTTGGCGATTGCTGTTTCTGTTGCTTACGCTTCCCATGAAGCTTGATGAACAGTTAGTTCATTCTCTGCAAAGAATCTCATCGACCTACGCGAGCACTCTGCTGGACCGACTGAATGTCCCGCACTTGATGAGTGGAAACGTGCTGGAACTGGCCGACAAACGGCTGTTCGTCGAAGAAGCATGCAGCGGGATTAGTTCAGTATATTTGCTGTTGGCAGCAACGGCTTTTTATGTGGTCTGGGCTCGTGTCAGAATGCTTCAGGCGATCCCGTTGATTCTGTCGGTGTTGTGGTGGTCCATCGTCGCAAACATCTTCAGGATCGTCATTATCGCGGCGGGAATTGACTTCTATGGCCAGGATCTGACAGCAGGCTGGCAGCACGAAACACTCGGCATTTTTGTGCTGCTGCTTGCTATGTTGGGGATCTACAGCACGAATAATTTGTTGGAGTTTTTGCTCGGCCAAATCCGGCCGGATCGCAATGCCCAAAACAAAGATCCCTGGCGCCTGAAGAGTGTTCAATTCTGGAACTATCTGACAGCCGTTCGCCCGCAACAACGACTAGCGACAGGCACGTTTTGCATAAGCCTTCCTCGCCGCCCATTGCTGAATACGTTGACTCTGCTGATGCTCTTGTCCGGAGGATGGTACTGGACAAACGTAGTGCGAGCTAAGGTCGAGAGCAAACGTCCGGAAGATCTCGTCGCGGCTCAGATTGATGATTCCCAGTTGCAACAGCTGTCGAACCGTGAGTTCGACCTACTGGATGAAACCGTTTTCGGAAGTGTGAGCGAATTAACCACGGACGGGTTTCACACAGAGACACGTAGCGCATTGGACGATCGGAATCTGTTTGGCGCGCGGTCGCATGTATGGGACGTTAGCACACCTTTCGGCAAAGGCATCGTTGCCGTAGACGGTCCCTTCGGTCACTGGCACGATCTGCGAATTTGTTATGAATCCCAGGGCTGGAAGTTTGAACAGACATCAGTGCACCCAATTCATGGCCAGCTGCCAGGTAAAGACCTGGTGACTGTGCGTATGATCGATGTCAACGGCCAGCGTGCCCATTTACATTTCTGCCTTGTGTCCCCCATGGGCGCACTGATGCATGCACCGGTGGGCGACGACGATTCCCGTTTTGGTGCAAGAATTCAGGAACGTTTGGCGAATACTATCATTCCTCGTGACAGTGGACATTGGTGGCAATTACAAATGCTGGTTCAGCACGACGGGCAATCGCTCACTTCAGAAGTGAAGGCGGAACAGCGGTTGTTCGCTCAGTTGCTCGCCCTCACGCTCCAACGCTGGAAGCGATCTGCAGGAGTTGACGTCCCGTGA